The Zingiber officinale cultivar Zhangliang chromosome 10A, Zo_v1.1, whole genome shotgun sequence genome contains a region encoding:
- the LOC122026139 gene encoding uncharacterized protein LOC122026139: protein MGNHGEGDNPNCCCRFHPKQTIVGVCALCLRERLLVLAANSEQKSLKQSKSSAIIGKVFALPSFHLSHANNKFDDEAASASISSLEESFISIKFEENGHASWYSNRSIPSSTGLFIDCTKHRSSSRSMAEHSDETVPKWCDRIGQLAKYWKSKKKRPINKTCKNKQQCN from the exons ATGGGAAATCATGGAGAAGGTGACAACCCTAATTGCTGCTGCCGTTTCCACCCCAAGCAAACGATAGTGGGAGTGTGTGCTCTCTGCTTGAGAGAAAGGCTCCTGGTTTTGGCCGCCAATTCTGAGCAAAAATCACTGAAGCAGTCCAAGTCCAGCGCCATAATTGGCAAAGTATTCGCACTGCCTTCCTTCCACCTCTCTCACGCCAACAACAAATTTGATGATGAAGCTGCTTCTGCTTCCATCTCCAGCCTCGAAG AATCGTTCATATCGATCAAATTTGAGGAGAATGGGCACGCATCATGGTATAGTAACAGAAGCATACCATCCTCCACTGGCTTGTTCATTGATTGTACAAAGCACAGAAGTAGCAGCAGGAGCATGGCGGAGCACAGTGATGAGACGGTGCCGAAGTGGTGCGACAGGATTGGTCAATTGGCAAAGTActggaagagcaagaagaagaggcccATTAACAAGACATGCAAGAACAAGCAGCAGTGCAATTAG
- the LOC122027383 gene encoding hexosyltransferase GAUT11-like, with protein MRRRATEFRRPSRRRIPGWIWLLLLISVTAGMVLFFFQHRQDQVATPVQENILDAEEEMRATLNFTQELLSSNSFARQLAEQMTLAKAYLVIAKEHDNLQFAWELSSRIRNCQLLLAQAAAGKVITQKEAGPIITQLAQLIYKAQDSHYDISTIIDTLRSHVLALEERANSAIVQSAEFGRLATEVVSKSLHCVSIKLTEEWFRNPAHQRLSEEVRNSPRLVDNNLYHFCIFSDNVLATSVVINSTVSNADHPQQLVFHVVTDEVNYWAMTTWFLGNDFGGCTIEVRSIEELSWLNASYSPLVKQMVQDGSKGSIGEMKYKNMIFGLLLKHLHFYIPQIQPLLEKVVFLDDDVVVQKDLTALYSVELHGNVIGAVETCLEAFHRFYKYLNFSNPIIGSKFDPQTCGWAFGMNIIDLIAWRKSNITAKYHYWLEQNADKTLWKAGTLPPGLLTFYGLMEPLDRRWHVLGLGYDSDIDDRLIESAAVLHYNGNLKPWLKLAIRRYKHLWERYINFSHPLIRDCIVR; from the exons ATGCGGCGTAGGGCGACGGAGTTCCGGCGTCCATCGAGAAGGCGGATCCCGGGCTGGATCTGGTTGCTTCTTCTGATTTCTGTCACGGCGGGGATGGTTCTCTTCTTCTTCCAGCATCGCCAGGACCAGGTTGCCACGCCCGTTCAG GAAAATATTCTAGATGCTGAGGAAGAAATGCGTGCAACTTTAAATTTCACACAAGAGCTTTTGAGCAGTAATTCCTTTGCTAGGCAACTTGCTGAGCAGATGACACTTGCTAAGGCGTACCTTGTCATAGCCAAAGAGCATGATAACCTTCAATTTGCTTGGGAGCTTAGCTCACGAATAAGAAATTGTCAATTGTTGCTTGCCCAAGCAGCTGCTGGGAAAGTAATCACTCAGAAAGAAGCAGGTCCTATTATCACTCAATTAGCACAGTTAATATACAAGGCCCAAGACTCCCATTACGACATAAGTACGATAATAGACACATTGAGGAGTCATGTGCTTGCGCTGGAAGAGCGTGCAAATTCAGCAATAGTGCAGAGTGCTGAGTTTGGTCGATTGGCTACGGAAGTTGTATCCAAGAGTCTTCATTGTGTAAGCATAAAACTCACTGAGGAGTGGTTTAGAAATCCTGCACATCAAAGACTTTCTGAAGAGGTGAGGAACTCTCCTAGGCTTGTGGACAACAACCTCTATCATTTCTGTATTTTTTCAGATAATGTGTTGGCAACTTCTGTTGTCATAAATTCAACAGTCTCAAATGCAGATCATCCTCAACAGCTTGTGTTCCATGTGGTGACTGATGAGGTCAACTACTGGGCCATGACAACATGGTTTCTTGGAAATGACTTTGGAGGCTGCACAATAGAAGTACGGAGCATAGAAGAGTTGTCTTGGTTGAATGCCTCATACTCTCCTTTAGTCAAGCAGATGGTTCAGGATGGTTCAAAAGGTTCAATAGGGGAAATGaagtataagaatatgatatttggaTTGTTGCTGAAACATTTACATTTCTACATCCCACAGATACAACCCCTGCTCGAAAAGGTGGTGTTCCTTGATGATGATGTTGTGGTGCAGAAGGATTTGACTGCTCTATACTCGGTGGAATTACATGGCAATGTTATTGGCGCTGTGGAGACTTGCCTAGAGGCATTCCATCGCTTCTACAAGTATCTCAACTTTTCTAACCCAATTATTGGTTCAAAGTTTGATCCTCAGACCTGCGGGTGGGCATTTGGGATGAACATCATTGACCTCATAGCATGGAGAAAATCTAACATTACTGCCAAATATCACTACTGGTTGGAGCAGAATGCAGACAAAACACTTTGGAAGGCAGGGACACTTCCTCCTGGTCTCCTTACATTTTATGGTCTGATGGAACCCCTTGATCGGCGATGGCATGTATTAGGTCTAGGGTATGACTCGGATATTGATGATAGGTTGATTGAGAGTGCAGCTGTTTTGCACTATAATGGGAACCTGAAACCGTGGCTAAAGTTGGCTATCAGAAGATATAAACATTTGTGGGAACGGTACATTAATTTCTCTCATCCGCTTATTAGAGATTGCATTGTGCGTTAA